From Thermococcus sp. M36:
TTTTTTAGTTCTACTATACTTTTCTGTTCATTATCCCGGTTTTTTTCACTTTGTTTTTCTAGAATTGGAGAAAGAAGCTTAGACATTAAAAAACCAGATTTTTGTGTTGTTTCCTCAATTACATCTCTTATTGCCGAAATGTAGATAACCTCGGGGAGAGCGTGCAGTATTGTGCGGATAAGACCTTTATTTTCAATTTTAGTCCATTTATTTTTACTTTCGTCAAAATACTCTACAA
This genomic window contains:
- a CDS encoding AAA family ATPase — encoded protein: VEYFDESKNKWTKIENKGLIRTILHALPEVIYISAIRDVIEETTQKSGFLMSKLLSPILEKQSEKNRDNEQKSIVELKKELQDAIRKESKKLEEIILAEMAVFSDSIEKIEIEPNKLQINFSPRIRIKDKHLPNGVPLEQRGAGLRSEFLLAMFRA